A portion of the Gemmatimonadota bacterium genome contains these proteins:
- a CDS encoding lysophospholipid acyltransferase family protein, translated as RERLGMHVIERAHAARQGLAALRAGRVVAFVADQDARRAGLLVPFFGRPASTHRGPAVLALRARAPLFLGYSLRAPGRSYRGLLEEVVVSREGEVDDVVLRLTAAYTARLEQAVRAAPEQYFWHHRRWKTRPAEEPPHGGAGIREA; from the coding sequence CGGGAGCGGCTGGGGATGCACGTGATCGAGCGCGCCCATGCCGCCCGCCAGGGTCTGGCCGCGTTGCGCGCCGGCCGAGTTGTGGCCTTCGTGGCGGATCAGGACGCACGGCGCGCCGGTCTCCTCGTCCCCTTCTTCGGCCGGCCGGCCTCGACGCACCGCGGGCCGGCAGTGCTGGCGTTGCGGGCGCGTGCGCCTCTCTTCCTCGGCTACTCGCTGCGCGCGCCCGGCCGCAGCTACCGGGGGCTGCTCGAGGAGGTCGTGGTATCGCGCGAGGGCGAGGTCGACGACGTCGTCCTCCGGCTGACGGCGGCGTACACGGCGCGGCTGGAACAGGCCGTGCGGGCCGCGCCGGAGCAATATTTCTGGCATCACCGGCGCTGGAAGACGCGGCCGGCGGAGGAACCGCCCCATGGGGGCGCCGGTATTAGGGAGGCGTAG